The Rhodococcus triatomae genome includes a window with the following:
- a CDS encoding antitoxin: MSFADTLKGLIGKGKKAAADNSEQIQGAIDKAADFADDKTGGKYSEKIDKAADAAKKAVPPKE, translated from the coding sequence ATGAGTTTCGCGGACACCCTCAAGGGTCTGATCGGCAAGGGCAAGAAGGCCGCGGCCGACAACTCCGAGCAGATCCAGGGCGCCATCGACAAGGCGGCCGACTTCGCCGACGACAAGACGGGCGGCAAGTACAGCGAGAAGATCGACAAGGCCGCCGACGCGGCGAAGAAGGCCGTGCCGCCGAAGGAATGA
- a CDS encoding lipase family protein: protein MRLRIGVIALAGGVAVLSGCAQSAGPDEPDGALSHTTVPAPVGDERGSVVAAETVTDFHPDIAALGATAQRVTYRSTSGVDGTGAEVVATVFTPPGPPPEGGWPVVTVGHGTTGVTDECAPSDSPDLLGTAALSGTLVERGYVVTVSDYQGLGTDGPHPYLEPDSAAYDLIDAVRAARLTVPDTSTRWAALGISQGGQASWAAAERAADYGDGLEFVGAANLSPAADLSRILDGPDGVQLTVPQTMFLPYLIEGLRVTDPDLDPSAYLRGPLADATDVTLSCVTAKLPEKLELLRAIDAEDVGPRTMTDAENMRELLGARALPRQAAAGPLLVVVGTGDDLILPSWTENAVARACLAGDVVDLRVNVGERHADPRAVPGAVDWIADRFAGVPAPDTCGAEGPE from the coding sequence ATGCGGTTGCGGATCGGGGTGATCGCTCTCGCAGGCGGTGTGGCCGTCCTGTCCGGGTGTGCGCAGAGCGCCGGTCCCGACGAGCCCGATGGTGCACTCTCACACACGACCGTCCCTGCTCCCGTCGGCGACGAACGCGGGTCGGTCGTCGCTGCGGAGACGGTCACCGACTTCCATCCCGACATCGCCGCGCTGGGTGCCACCGCACAGCGGGTGACGTACCGGTCCACCTCCGGGGTGGACGGCACCGGGGCAGAGGTGGTGGCGACCGTGTTCACCCCGCCGGGCCCCCCACCGGAGGGCGGATGGCCGGTGGTCACCGTCGGCCACGGCACCACCGGCGTCACCGACGAGTGCGCGCCCTCGGACAGCCCGGATCTGCTGGGGACCGCCGCGCTGTCCGGGACACTGGTGGAGCGCGGATACGTCGTGACGGTCTCCGACTACCAGGGACTCGGCACGGACGGGCCGCACCCGTACCTCGAGCCCGATTCGGCCGCATACGATCTCATCGATGCCGTTCGGGCTGCTCGGCTGACCGTGCCGGACACGTCGACCCGGTGGGCCGCGCTCGGTATCTCGCAGGGAGGCCAGGCCTCCTGGGCCGCCGCCGAACGTGCGGCAGACTACGGGGACGGTCTCGAGTTCGTCGGTGCCGCCAACCTGTCACCGGCGGCGGACCTCTCGCGGATTCTCGACGGCCCCGACGGCGTGCAGTTGACCGTGCCTCAGACGATGTTCCTGCCGTACCTGATCGAGGGCCTGCGGGTCACCGACCCGGATCTGGACCCGTCCGCCTATCTGCGTGGTCCGCTCGCGGACGCCACCGACGTCACCCTCTCCTGTGTCACCGCGAAGCTTCCGGAGAAGCTCGAGCTGCTCCGTGCGATCGACGCGGAGGACGTCGGGCCCCGCACCATGACCGATGCCGAGAACATGCGCGAGCTGCTGGGCGCGCGGGCACTTCCGCGGCAGGCCGCCGCCGGTCCACTGCTCGTCGTGGTCGGCACGGGGGACGATCTGATCCTGCCCTCGTGGACCGAGAACGCCGTGGCTCGGGCATGTCTGGCCGGTGACGTCGTCGACCTCCGGGTGAACGTCGGAGAGCGGCACGCGGATCCGCGTGCCGTGCCCGGCGCGGTGGACTGGATCGCGGACCGCTTCGCGGGCGTGCCGGCACCGGACACGTGCGGAGCGGAGGGTCCGGAATGA
- a CDS encoding DUF485 domain-containing protein, producing the protein MTTTDLGAAQRPAPDGQAFVEMQASPQFQELRRRLRSFVFPVTAFFLVWYVTYVLLATYAADFMATKVIGNINLGIILGLGQFVTTFAITAIYVRFANRELDPRAAVIRDELEGPVQ; encoded by the coding sequence GTGACCACAACCGATCTGGGGGCCGCGCAACGGCCGGCGCCCGACGGGCAAGCCTTCGTGGAGATGCAGGCGAGCCCACAGTTCCAGGAACTCCGTCGTCGCCTCCGCAGCTTCGTCTTCCCGGTGACGGCGTTCTTCCTCGTCTGGTACGTCACGTACGTACTGCTCGCCACCTACGCCGCCGACTTCATGGCGACGAAGGTCATCGGCAACATCAATCTCGGGATCATCCTCGGGCTCGGCCAGTTCGTGACCACCTTCGCGATCACCGCGATCTACGTCCGATTCGCCAACCGGGAACTCGATCCCCGCGCGGCCGTGATCCGTGACGAGTTGGAAGGCCCGGTCCAGTGA
- a CDS encoding LytR/AlgR family response regulator transcription factor, with the protein MTVLAVDDEAPALDELAFLLRAQPEVREIRTASDATTALRLLRDGGIDAVFLDINMPGLDGLELAGVLANFATPPPVVFVTAHEDRAVAAFDLGAVDYLLKPLREERLAESVRRVVELRARAQTPSPERDTGEVIPVELGGVTTLVPRSQVQWVEADGDYARLHTATGSHLVRIPISSLENRWADAGFLRVHRSYLVSLPLVTGIRTVGTGVLVCLRPNGDDPPVELPVSRRHARTLKDRLVRAPRQTWTSR; encoded by the coding sequence ATGACGGTGCTCGCGGTGGACGACGAGGCGCCGGCCCTCGACGAGCTGGCCTTCCTGTTGCGGGCCCAGCCCGAGGTGCGGGAGATCCGCACGGCGTCCGACGCCACCACCGCGCTGAGGCTGCTCCGCGACGGCGGAATCGACGCGGTGTTCCTCGACATCAACATGCCCGGGCTCGACGGCCTCGAACTCGCGGGTGTCCTGGCGAACTTCGCCACACCCCCGCCGGTGGTGTTCGTGACCGCCCACGAGGACCGGGCCGTCGCCGCGTTCGATCTCGGCGCCGTCGACTACCTGCTCAAGCCGCTGCGGGAGGAGCGCCTGGCCGAGTCGGTGCGTCGCGTCGTCGAGTTGCGGGCCCGCGCGCAGACTCCGTCACCCGAACGAGACACCGGGGAGGTCATTCCCGTCGAACTCGGCGGTGTCACGACGCTCGTGCCGCGGTCGCAGGTCCAGTGGGTCGAGGCGGACGGGGACTACGCGCGGCTGCACACCGCCACCGGCTCGCACCTCGTGCGCATTCCCATCTCGTCCCTCGAGAACCGGTGGGCCGATGCCGGATTCCTCCGGGTGCACCGTTCCTATCTGGTGTCGCTGCCGCTGGTCACCGGAATCCGTACCGTCGGCACCGGTGTCCTGGTGTGCCTGCGTCCCAACGGGGACGACCCGCCGGTGGAACTGCCGGTGAGCCGCCGTCACGCGCGCACGCTCAAGGATCGGCTGGTCCGCGCGCCCCGACAGACCTGGACGTCGCGGTGA
- a CDS encoding type II toxin-antitoxin system Rv0910 family toxin translates to MAKLIAKADVPLPPGETWDKASDLENFGTWFLVHEGWRSELPTQLAKGTELSSVVTVKGLRNRVKWTIKEYDAPRRLVLKGDGKGGVKLGLVIDVSEKGDGSEVAFTVELGGAPLFGPIGKGVAKALEGDIDKSLEKFVELYG, encoded by the coding sequence ATGGCGAAACTCATCGCGAAGGCAGACGTCCCTCTCCCGCCCGGGGAGACTTGGGACAAGGCGTCCGACCTCGAGAACTTCGGCACCTGGTTCCTCGTGCACGAGGGCTGGCGCAGCGAGCTTCCGACACAGTTGGCGAAGGGCACCGAACTCAGCTCGGTGGTCACCGTCAAGGGCCTGCGCAACCGGGTGAAGTGGACGATCAAGGAGTACGACGCCCCGCGGCGCCTGGTTCTCAAGGGTGACGGCAAGGGTGGGGTCAAGCTGGGCCTGGTCATCGACGTCTCGGAGAAGGGCGACGGGTCGGAGGTCGCCTTCACCGTCGAACTCGGCGGGGCGCCGCTCTTCGGTCCCATAGGCAAGGGCGTCGCCAAGGCACTCGAGGGCGATATCGACAAGTCGTTGGAGAAGTTCGTCGAGTTGTACGGCTGA
- a CDS encoding sensor histidine kinase, which translates to MTGTVVTIVVLAAVVAAVTGTALWLRTRRAVTTPTERAVHEALHTASLAARSLRHGLDEPSAQAAAPHLRHLVGAQALALLGADGEILAWDADGILARTGSHGEVADQVRAAARRAVDGERRVMVPQADLVRPPAAASIRAVVAQPLLIEHSGVVGVLAVVTTVEPGPGMLGAVAEVARYASGQIELAELDASRARLDRAEVRALRAQISPHFIYNALGTVASFVRTDPARARELILEFADFTRYSFRSAGEYTLLSDELRNIDRYLTLERARFGDALDVKLRVAPEVLGVVLPFLALQPLVENAVRHGIAGKSGGGTVSIVAADEGTDCVISVEDDGVGMDPELLRSGSLDAVDESTGVKETAHVGLANVDDRLRAAFGNDYGLVVETAPGAGTKVSMRVPKFRPGIRA; encoded by the coding sequence GTGACGGGGACCGTCGTCACGATCGTCGTCCTCGCCGCGGTCGTCGCCGCGGTGACCGGAACCGCACTGTGGCTGCGGACCCGGCGAGCGGTGACGACCCCCACCGAACGCGCCGTCCACGAGGCGCTGCACACCGCCTCGCTCGCCGCGCGGTCGCTGCGTCACGGATTGGACGAGCCCTCCGCCCAGGCGGCCGCGCCGCACCTGCGGCATCTCGTCGGCGCACAGGCGCTCGCGCTCCTCGGCGCCGACGGCGAGATCCTCGCCTGGGACGCCGACGGGATCCTCGCCAGGACCGGCTCGCACGGGGAGGTCGCCGATCAGGTGCGTGCGGCGGCACGGCGGGCCGTCGACGGCGAGCGCCGGGTGATGGTGCCGCAGGCGGACCTGGTGCGTCCGCCCGCCGCGGCGTCGATCCGTGCCGTGGTGGCGCAGCCACTGCTCATCGAACACTCCGGGGTGGTGGGTGTCCTCGCCGTCGTCACCACCGTCGAACCCGGACCCGGCATGTTGGGCGCCGTCGCCGAGGTCGCGCGATACGCGTCCGGCCAGATCGAACTGGCCGAGCTCGACGCGTCGCGGGCCCGGCTCGACCGGGCCGAGGTGCGGGCACTGCGGGCGCAGATCAGCCCGCACTTCATCTACAACGCGCTCGGTACGGTCGCCTCCTTCGTGCGCACCGACCCGGCTCGGGCGCGGGAGCTGATCCTCGAGTTCGCGGACTTCACCCGCTATTCGTTCCGGTCGGCCGGGGAGTACACGCTGCTGTCGGACGAACTGCGCAACATCGACCGCTACCTGACCCTCGAGCGGGCCCGGTTCGGGGACGCCCTCGACGTCAAGCTGCGGGTGGCTCCCGAGGTGCTCGGGGTCGTCCTGCCGTTCCTCGCGCTCCAGCCGTTGGTGGAGAACGCAGTCCGGCACGGGATCGCCGGCAAGAGCGGTGGGGGCACGGTGAGCATCGTCGCAGCCGACGAGGGCACGGACTGCGTCATCAGCGTCGAGGACGACGGTGTCGGGATGGACCCGGAACTGCTGCGCTCCGGGTCCCTCGACGCGGTGGACGAGTCGACCGGGGTGAAGGAGACCGCGCACGTCGGCCTGGCCAACGTCGACGACCGGCTGCGGGCCGCGTTCGGCAACGACTACGGACTGGTGGTCGAGACCGCTCCCGGCGCGGGAACGAAGGTGAGCATGCGGGTCCCGAAGTTCCGGCCCGGAATCAGGGCGTGA
- a CDS encoding Na+/H+ antiporter: protein MHGALILLVVLAAIAVTTLARRLDLQVPLVLVALGSAASFLPGLPRLELSPEVILGVVLPPLLYSAALRFSTQTLRRHLGHILRLGIVTVLVTAFAVAFFAHWLIPGLTLGAAVVLGAVVAPTDAVSAVSVGRRLGLPRRVLAVLTGEGLVNDASALTLFTVAVAGVVGARVFEHPVIFFGYEVLGGIAVGAAFALVVGAVRARMRDPSLETVLGLMLPFAAYLAAEEIEVSGVLAVVTAGVVMGHRSAGESVTTRLQERSVWSSLDQLLEMFVFAYMGLQFKWVIEDVRDSGLSVTRVFLYALAVLAVVMAVRPGWLMLHWFRRHIGLTAWPARGLGWRETLVVSWAGMRGVVTLAAAAGVPVTLADGTPFPGREIIQTVAFVVAVGTLLIQGATMPALIRVLRVADPHEEQRYEEQFHVARDIAVAAGEEELDARARVRPDDVPVAAFDDAVDRARRSLRARRAAQDAEEAPDGSGVAAPGGTGVAALLAVLRRDILRAERAALVHARDCGILDDEVLRSVLESLDLDAAAAEERVRRRWW from the coding sequence GTGCACGGTGCGCTGATCCTGCTGGTCGTTCTCGCGGCCATCGCTGTCACCACGTTGGCGCGCCGTCTCGACCTGCAGGTGCCGCTGGTGCTGGTGGCCCTCGGGTCGGCGGCGTCGTTCCTGCCCGGGTTGCCCCGGCTCGAGCTGAGCCCCGAGGTGATTCTCGGTGTGGTCCTGCCGCCGCTGCTGTACTCGGCGGCGTTGCGGTTCTCCACCCAGACGCTGCGGCGCCACCTCGGTCACATCCTGCGGCTGGGCATCGTCACGGTGCTGGTGACCGCCTTCGCCGTGGCGTTCTTCGCCCACTGGCTGATTCCCGGTCTCACGCTGGGGGCGGCAGTCGTCCTCGGCGCCGTCGTCGCACCCACCGACGCGGTGAGCGCGGTGTCGGTCGGGCGCCGACTCGGCCTGCCGCGGCGCGTGCTCGCCGTGCTCACCGGGGAGGGGCTGGTCAACGATGCCTCGGCGTTGACGCTGTTCACGGTGGCCGTGGCCGGCGTCGTCGGGGCGAGGGTGTTCGAGCATCCGGTGATCTTCTTCGGCTACGAGGTCCTCGGCGGCATCGCCGTCGGTGCGGCCTTCGCGCTCGTCGTCGGCGCGGTCCGCGCGCGGATGCGGGACCCGTCACTGGAGACGGTCCTCGGACTGATGCTGCCGTTCGCCGCGTACCTGGCTGCCGAGGAGATCGAGGTGTCCGGCGTGCTCGCCGTCGTGACCGCCGGTGTCGTGATGGGGCATCGTTCCGCGGGCGAGTCGGTGACCACCCGGCTGCAGGAACGGTCCGTGTGGTCCAGTCTCGACCAGCTCCTCGAGATGTTCGTCTTCGCCTACATGGGGCTGCAGTTCAAATGGGTGATCGAGGACGTCCGCGACAGCGGCCTGTCCGTCACCCGGGTGTTCCTCTATGCGCTTGCAGTGCTGGCCGTCGTCATGGCGGTGCGGCCGGGATGGCTGATGCTGCACTGGTTTCGGCGACACATCGGTCTCACGGCGTGGCCGGCCCGCGGGCTGGGGTGGCGCGAGACCCTGGTCGTCTCGTGGGCCGGGATGCGCGGAGTGGTGACCCTCGCGGCCGCGGCCGGAGTTCCGGTCACGCTCGCCGACGGGACGCCGTTTCCGGGCCGGGAGATCATCCAGACGGTGGCGTTCGTGGTCGCCGTCGGCACCCTACTGATCCAGGGGGCCACGATGCCGGCCCTGATCCGGGTGCTGCGCGTCGCCGATCCGCACGAGGAGCAACGGTACGAGGAACAGTTCCACGTCGCCCGCGACATCGCGGTGGCGGCGGGCGAGGAGGAACTCGACGCGCGGGCACGGGTGCGGCCGGACGACGTTCCCGTGGCGGCTTTCGACGATGCCGTGGACCGGGCCCGGCGTTCGCTCCGGGCTCGCCGGGCCGCGCAGGACGCCGAGGAGGCCCCGGACGGCAGCGGCGTCGCCGCCCCGGGCGGAACCGGCGTCGCTGCGTTGCTCGCGGTGCTCCGCCGGGACATACTGCGCGCCGAGCGCGCCGCGCTGGTGCACGCCCGCGACTGCGGCATCCTGGACGACGAGGTGTTGCGTAGCGTGTTGGAGAGCCTCGACCTCGACGCGGCCGCGGCCGAGGAACGGGTCCGCCGTCGGTGGTGGTGA
- a CDS encoding sodium/solute symporter, which produces MDAEAGLPVLTVLAVIAAAVATVAIGVYGVRLARTTSDFLVASRSVGPRWNAAAISGEYLSAASFLGVAGLIAKYGADALWYPIGFTAGYLGLLLFVAAPLRRSGAYTVPDFAEFRLASPRLRKLAMVVVAVICVLYLVPQFQGAGLTLDILLGLPSWVGAVAVAAIVIANVVGGGMRSITFVQAFQYWLKLTAVAVPAIALAGWFLGDRDEIGSPAPPTVSERTTVEITTDVVVQVAEPVAVQGTGVVDDAVLDGPVVLDPGTHTLGRGTSLVLESGAAVPVVAGAPAANSDWVSPGWGFGGPHPTYQVYSLIVATFLGTIGLPHVLVRFYTNPDGRAARRTSLVVIGLLGLFYLFPVLLGVFARLYVPQLLITGTSDAAVLLLPASVFSGLAGQLLAALVAAGAIAAFLSTSSGLLVSVAGVISTDVLRGRIRDFRIAAVLAGLVPLALSLAVTTIDLSRTVGMVFAVAASTLCPLLVLGIWWRGLTAPGAAAGLAVGGLTSGLAATVSVVAGVSEDVGGGWPAAMLGYPAAISVPLAFVTMIVVSKCTRSRIPADVARVFTRMHAPERLGMGSDREQGLRPG; this is translated from the coding sequence ATGGATGCCGAGGCAGGATTGCCGGTCCTCACCGTCCTCGCGGTGATCGCGGCCGCCGTCGCGACCGTGGCCATCGGGGTGTACGGGGTGCGCCTGGCCCGCACGACATCGGACTTCCTGGTGGCCTCGCGCAGCGTCGGGCCCCGGTGGAACGCCGCCGCAATCTCCGGCGAGTATCTCTCGGCGGCATCGTTTCTCGGCGTCGCCGGCTTGATCGCCAAGTACGGTGCGGACGCACTGTGGTACCCCATCGGGTTCACCGCCGGGTACCTCGGTCTGCTGCTGTTCGTCGCGGCGCCGCTGCGGCGTTCCGGGGCATACACGGTGCCCGACTTCGCCGAGTTCCGACTCGCGTCGCCCCGGCTGCGCAAGCTCGCGATGGTGGTCGTCGCGGTCATCTGCGTGCTCTACCTGGTGCCCCAGTTCCAGGGCGCGGGGCTGACCTTGGACATCCTGCTCGGCCTACCGAGTTGGGTGGGGGCCGTCGCGGTGGCGGCGATCGTCATCGCGAACGTCGTCGGAGGCGGAATGCGGTCGATCACGTTCGTGCAGGCCTTCCAATACTGGCTCAAGCTCACCGCCGTCGCCGTCCCCGCGATCGCCCTGGCCGGCTGGTTCCTCGGTGACCGCGACGAGATCGGTTCTCCGGCACCGCCGACCGTGTCCGAGCGCACGACGGTGGAGATCACCACGGATGTCGTCGTCCAGGTCGCCGAGCCCGTGGCGGTGCAGGGCACCGGAGTCGTCGACGACGCCGTCCTGGACGGCCCGGTCGTCCTCGATCCGGGCACGCACACCCTCGGCCGGGGCACCTCACTGGTCCTCGAATCGGGTGCCGCAGTTCCCGTCGTCGCGGGGGCGCCCGCGGCGAACTCGGACTGGGTCTCGCCCGGGTGGGGTTTCGGCGGGCCGCACCCGACGTACCAGGTCTACTCGCTGATCGTCGCGACGTTCCTCGGCACGATCGGTCTCCCGCACGTGCTGGTGCGCTTCTACACGAACCCGGACGGGCGGGCCGCGCGGCGGACGTCGCTGGTGGTGATCGGCCTGCTCGGGCTCTTCTACCTGTTCCCGGTGCTGCTCGGGGTGTTCGCACGGCTGTATGTACCGCAGTTGCTCATCACCGGGACCTCGGACGCGGCGGTGTTGCTCCTGCCCGCATCCGTGTTCTCGGGGCTCGCGGGGCAGCTGCTCGCCGCGCTCGTCGCAGCGGGGGCGATCGCCGCGTTCCTGTCGACGTCGTCCGGGCTGCTCGTGAGCGTTGCCGGCGTCATCAGTACCGACGTGCTCCGCGGACGTATCCGCGACTTCCGGATCGCCGCCGTCCTCGCCGGGCTCGTCCCGCTCGCACTCTCGCTCGCCGTGACCACGATCGACCTGTCCCGCACCGTCGGCATGGTGTTCGCGGTGGCGGCGTCGACGCTGTGTCCCCTCCTCGTCCTGGGTATCTGGTGGCGGGGTCTCACCGCGCCGGGAGCTGCGGCGGGGTTGGCCGTCGGCGGCCTGACGTCGGGGCTCGCGGCGACGGTGTCGGTCGTCGCCGGGGTGTCCGAGGACGTCGGCGGCGGCTGGCCGGCCGCGATGCTGGGGTACCCGGCCGCGATCAGCGTCCCGCTGGCCTTCGTCACCATGATCGTGGTCAGCAAGTGCACCCGCTCCCGGATCCCCGCCGACGTCGCGCGGGTGTTCACCCGGATGCACGCCCCCGAGCGTCTCGGGATGGGCTCGGACCGTGAGCAGGGGCTGCGGCCGGGGTGA
- a CDS encoding solute symporter family protein — protein sequence MNILAQGGTDIGNPLFNIAIFGVFVVVTMGLVIRASRTTKKASDFYTGGGQFTGPQNGFAIAGDYLSAASFLGIAGAIAIYGYDGFLYSIGFLVAWLVALLLVAELLRNTGRFTMADVLSFRLKQRPVRMAAALSTLAVSLFYLLAQMAGAGGLVALLLDIEGKTGQGIVVAVVGLLMIVYVLVGGMKGTTYVQMVKAVLLIAGAGIMFVLVLFAVKGNFSQLLADAQTAVSASANPAIADTDVLAPGAKYGISGMSQLDFISLGIALVLGTAGLPHVLMRFYTVPTAREARRSVTWAIGLIGAFYLFTLVLGYGAAKMVGPDAIMAAPGRENSAAPLLAFELGGTIFLGIISAVAFATILAVVAGLAITASASFAHDIYASVIKRGNASEEEQVRVSRITVVVIGVLAIVLGIMAMGQNIAFLVALAFAVAASANLPTLLYSLFWKRFNTTGALFSIYGGLISCLTLIVFSPAVSGSPSSMFPNADFAWFPLSNPGLVSIPLAFVLGIVGTYVGRNRLEDPEKQAEMEVRSLTGVGVEKAVSH from the coding sequence GTGAACATCCTCGCGCAGGGCGGCACCGACATCGGTAACCCGCTGTTCAACATCGCCATCTTCGGTGTCTTCGTCGTCGTCACGATGGGTCTGGTGATCCGCGCCAGCCGCACCACGAAGAAGGCATCCGACTTCTACACCGGCGGTGGGCAGTTCACCGGCCCGCAGAACGGATTCGCCATCGCGGGCGACTACCTGTCCGCGGCGTCGTTCCTCGGAATCGCCGGGGCCATCGCGATCTACGGATACGACGGCTTCCTCTACTCGATCGGCTTCCTCGTCGCCTGGCTCGTGGCCCTGTTGCTCGTGGCGGAGCTGCTCCGCAACACCGGCCGGTTCACGATGGCCGACGTGCTCAGCTTCCGGCTCAAGCAGCGTCCCGTTCGGATGGCGGCCGCGCTGTCGACACTCGCGGTCTCGCTGTTCTACCTGCTCGCGCAGATGGCAGGCGCCGGTGGCCTGGTGGCGCTGCTCCTCGACATCGAAGGCAAGACGGGACAGGGCATCGTCGTCGCCGTCGTCGGCCTCCTGATGATCGTGTACGTGCTCGTCGGCGGCATGAAGGGCACGACGTACGTACAGATGGTCAAGGCCGTCCTGCTCATCGCCGGTGCCGGAATCATGTTCGTGCTCGTGCTGTTCGCGGTGAAGGGCAACTTCTCGCAGCTGCTCGCGGACGCCCAGACCGCCGTCAGCGCCTCGGCGAACCCGGCGATCGCGGACACCGACGTCCTCGCACCCGGTGCCAAGTACGGCATCAGCGGAATGAGCCAGCTGGACTTCATCTCGCTCGGTATCGCCCTGGTCCTCGGCACCGCCGGCCTGCCGCACGTGCTCATGCGCTTCTACACCGTGCCCACCGCTCGTGAAGCGCGCCGCTCGGTGACCTGGGCGATCGGCCTGATCGGCGCGTTCTACCTGTTCACGCTGGTGCTCGGCTACGGTGCCGCCAAGATGGTCGGCCCCGACGCGATCATGGCCGCACCGGGTAGGGAGAACTCGGCGGCACCGCTGCTGGCGTTCGAACTGGGCGGCACGATCTTCCTCGGCATCATCTCGGCGGTCGCCTTCGCGACGATCCTCGCCGTGGTGGCGGGTCTCGCGATCACCGCGTCGGCGTCGTTCGCACACGACATCTACGCCAGTGTCATCAAGCGCGGCAACGCGTCCGAGGAAGAGCAGGTGCGCGTCTCCCGCATCACCGTCGTCGTCATCGGAGTGCTGGCCATCGTGCTCGGCATCATGGCAATGGGGCAGAACATCGCCTTCCTGGTCGCGCTGGCCTTCGCCGTCGCCGCGTCCGCGAACCTGCCGACGCTGCTGTACTCGCTGTTCTGGAAGCGGTTCAACACCACCGGCGCACTGTTCAGCATCTACGGTGGCCTCATCAGCTGCCTGACGCTGATCGTGTTCTCCCCGGCGGTCTCCGGCAGTCCGTCGTCGATGTTCCCGAACGCCGACTTCGCCTGGTTCCCGCTCTCGAACCCCGGCCTCGTGTCCATCCCGCTCGCGTTCGTGCTCGGCATCGTCGGCACGTACGTCGGACGCAACCGGCTCGAGGATCCGGAGAAGCAGGCCGAGATGGAGGTTCGTTCCCTCACCGGCGTCGGTGTGGAGAAGGCCGTCTCCCACTGA
- a CDS encoding MmcQ/YjbR family DNA-binding protein has translation MSDPGAGRELERLRALCLELPETTERISHGEPSWFVRKAPMFVTFAGRHHDDRVSFWAAAPPGAQQDWVERDPERFFVPPYVGGRGWIGVYLDVPQDRADVADIVEDAYRTVAPRTLVARLAPPDPESR, from the coding sequence ATGAGTGATCCGGGAGCCGGGCGAGAGCTGGAACGATTGAGAGCACTGTGTCTGGAACTGCCCGAGACGACCGAGCGGATCAGTCACGGCGAGCCGTCGTGGTTCGTCCGCAAGGCTCCGATGTTCGTCACCTTCGCCGGTCGACACCACGATGATCGGGTCAGCTTCTGGGCAGCGGCCCCGCCCGGTGCGCAACAGGATTGGGTGGAGCGCGATCCGGAACGCTTCTTCGTGCCACCGTACGTCGGCGGCCGGGGCTGGATCGGGGTGTACCTGGACGTCCCCCAGGATCGGGCGGACGTGGCCGACATCGTCGAGGACGCGTATCGGACGGTGGCGCCGAGGACCCTCGTCGCCAGGCTCGCACCGCCGGATCCGGAGTCGCGGTGA